CGCATCAGCAGACAGTCCAGCCGCTCCAGCCGCTCCAGCCGGCATGGCAGCCAGAGCCGCAGGCCAAACATGAAGACGTTCCAGTAGGGGGCGCTCCTGCACACAGACGACATAAAACTGACGATGATGTCATAGATTCCCAGCTTCGGCTCAAAAATTGAACtgcgtttaaaaaaaaaaaatcaaactgatACTGTAGATAGTTAGTGTGGCTTGGCGCTAAGAGATCCAAATATTCCATTTCAATTTCTGAATTGGAGGTAGAAATATTTACTTCTAATAAGTTGTATGGAttactttgaaaattgaaagAAGCAAACAGAAATTTTGTTAACGTTGAAGGAAATCTGTGTCAATCGTTAAAACTTCATAGCGCTCAAACGTAATTTCGTCAACGTAGGATAATCATACCAATTCAGACACGTTGAAGACCAATAAGTTAGTAGTAGCGACAATATTTAGAATGGTATTTTCCGTACATTGTATCATTGAATCATAGTTTCTTAACGTTTGTCAGTCCGTTATGTGGGGATAGACCTTATAGAGCAGTGAAGAGAAAAAATAGAGATACTAACGTTTAATAGTATATAACATATCGCAGTAAAATGTATTTACGCATTTTGTGGCACAATTGTTTGACTACATCACACGCGAATAAATTGCACTTGATTATGGTTCAAGGTTGTAAAACCATCGTGAATAGTTGGGCAACTTCAGCACAGTGTCGTGAGAGTCAGACAAGATAATGTAAGGCTTTGCTGTCAATCTTAGGTCATTTATGGTTAGTCAAGGCTCAAGATAACACTGTCAGACAAACACTAGCGCTGCTGCTTTTGGTTGTGCATTTTACCTTTTACAATAGCTTGCGTCGCTGCTAGATGtttaaattaatttttttcacacTCTAATTTAAGAGCACTTAAGAGGATTTGTCAATTAAAACCaataaaaagtttactttgtaCATGTTTCGTCTGATTTTGTCGTAAATCTTTGTCTTGAAACGCACTTTTTGTGTAGTAAAACATCAAATAACATTAACAATCAAACCTAGTACCACCCACTAGAATAGGGGCTACGGGACTCTCACTTAGAAACTCTAGCTCAATCTTTCATTGTGCAATCCGACTCTAtataaacatggcaaaaaagaCTCTAAatctgaaaataaaacaaagacgTTACTACTGGTTGGTTGCCATTCCTTGAGCAAAAAAATCCTTTGAGACGCTGGGGTTGCCCTTCACGGTCTTTTGTGTTCTCCTCCAAGGCCGTTTGCCGATCACTCAACAACTGATCAGGGATCAAATATCGCGCCTTTTCAAAGTTTAACCTGCCTAATCGCGTGGAATGCTGGGTAACTCATCAAACAAAGACAACTTCTTGTTCTACAGTGACAGGAccttttcttcatttcattacAATACGAGAAAAGGGGACAACATTTGATATTCATCTTGATATTTTGATAAAGTACTCGGAAAGTCCCAACACCGGGCCCCTCAGCTTCAGACAAGAGCAACGACCTCGTTTGacaagctgtcaatcaatcacgTTGGCCCCGCCCCTGACTACCTGGCTTCACTAGCAACACACAAGATGGCGTAAAAACGTGAATCACTGCAAATCCGTCCAGGTAAGTTTCCTATGCTTTCTTTAGCTTCAAATTCAACAAGTAGAAGTCATATAACATATAACGTACAgttttttcttaaactttattTTTAGAACTAAGAATCGACAGACAAGTGACTTTAAGAAGTGCTCAGGTGTGCTCCAAAACAGGTGTTTGCAGCGACAGGTGTGTTTGCGTTTAACAGGTACTCCGGCTAAGCCGCCATTCACACGTTGTCAAGTCTTTTGTTTGAAGACTTATTAAGCCTCTTGTAGAAAACCCAGTCCTAGGGAAACCGTCTATGTGTCTGGCATGGTCCTCAGACATCTGAAATATTTGAAATTACAAGTTTGGCAGAATTTCTGCGGTTTCTAAGTCTTGGATCAGACATAGTGTAAACTTTGCTGCGACGAGTGAAAAGAACAAATCTTAGTGCAAATAAAGGAATAGTTCGAGTGGACGATGTAGTGCCTGATTAAAGTACTTAGTCGTAGGTAAGACTGGGCTAGAAAGAAACTACGgtacaggtactagtatatttttgCTTGAAAAAGTACGGTAACGTTACGTTATGGATGTGTGTTATTGCTGTTTTGATACGGTGTTTACTCATGTGATTTAGTGTTTActtattcatccattcattgcTGAGCATATCTGAACGAGACGTTTCACGTACTACTTAAAACCAATCAATAGTACCATAAATCTTTTTTAGCTGTGTTGCACTGTTGTAGTAAATGAAAATCAGACATAAActgctgggggaggggggagtgTTGATGATGTTAAACCCCAAGGGAGTAGTTATGAAAAGGTAGGAGGCCTACTCGTAATCTACTGTGATCCTCCTATTAAAGAAAGAGATTTAAAATGTCACTGCAAATTTTTGAAACCTCATTCCAGTACTTGATACTGTATACAAATCTGTCAGTTCAGTCATATGTTTGGTAACTTAATAATTTAAAATTGATTTTGAGTTGAACCTTGAGCTGTTTCAGGAAGTGATTTGTTTTAGGAAGGAGGTTTTAACCTTCTGGGTTGAGTAATATAAGCACAGTACTTACTTTGTCTGCAGTGTACCCCATATTTGTTGTTTAATCAAACTGCgtttttgaaatattgcagtttgaaatcattGTCCACCGACTTGATACCCCTTAACATcctctttttaaaaacaaaggatGTAGGTTatccatggataaaggtgaactagcattacaggCATAAACCATTATGCCTTTCAACAAGGGTGAAAAGTAGTTGTTATTCTGAAGCTGTATTACAGGTACTACCCACTAAACTACCTTATGATGATACAATCTTATGGTATCATTTAAAATTCTATACTAGTTACTGCAATTATTATTGTGATATTGGatatgtacacaaaatgttgCTTAATGTTTGTTACAACATGAATAgatatatttcttttgtatgaCAGATGTCTACTGCTATTGCTGCTCAAGACAACCAACCCCCTCCCCAGCCCCCTGGGGAGGGAGGTGGAGCTGATGACACCACCCCTGGGGATCCTGTCTCCAAACCGTCCAACATTGTAGTTGAAGCCTTCTCCAGCTCAGGCTCTGTTAGTAACAGGAGTGAGGAAATCACGGACAATGTTCCCGCCTTGACTGAACAAAATGTGGCTGCTAAAGACAGAATAGAGGAGGAAGAGGATGCGAGAGTGTCAGAGGACCAATGGGAGGGTAGGAGGCGTACTGACACGGACCACGCCACAGACAGAGCGACGCTCGGAACGGCGAATGCCACGAATGTAACCGTAAGGCTGCCGCAGGTCATTCGGAGCAATGAGGGAACGCCGCGCGGCAGAGCATCAACACAGACGGCACACCCACTCACCCCGGCGAAAGCACGTATTGACTACCTACCCACCCATAGCGCAGACCTGAGGGCCCTGAACGCACTCATAACCAGAAGTGGGACCAGGTTTTCCACTAGGAGCTATCCTGCACAGGTCATGAGGATGTCAACAATATCACTCTCCAGAGCAAGGTAACTGTCATTAACCAGTATTACAGTCAATATGTACCCCTAGCTAGAATAGACCCGGGTATATTTTGACTGTGGGTATATTATGGTCTGTTACACTTGTCTGTACTTTGCAGTGCAAGGGTGTCTCTAGCTTTAGCTAGCTTTTGTCTCTTTTGTCAATGACACATTTTTTGAGAGACAGTATTGTAGATGATCAAttttaaatatgtcattttgaggTTGCAAAAATActatttcatcaatttcatgtcagcAAGTTTCAATTTTTGAAATGGATAGGGGGATCTTATGTATGATTCCCATTTACACAATGCAAATTCTTTTTCCCTGTTGTGGTGTAAATATTGCTTGATAAAAACATCAGCCCAAAAGAAATTTCTCTTAATGGCATAGACAgagtttgaagaaaataaaaaatctCAGTATAAAAATGTTAAAGTCATGGCCACAGTAAagtaacatacaaacacacagcgcCATTCAGTTCTAACTGGCTTTTACTCAATGTTAGCTACAACTAATGTGCCAAGCAAGCACAATTTATTATTTTGGCAAGCAGACCATTCGACAAATAGCACAGTTTATCAAGTGATGGAATTCCACCCTAAACAGGTGGTTGCTAGAGAAGGTAGAGTGTGCTGTCAATCTTAGATGCCAAAGTTATTTGTCTTTTATAGTTGTTAGTAACTAATATGAATCACTGTGGGCATTGTTGATTTATTGTTTAAAACCAtggtttattgattttttgcatcaaaatgttttttgtttcttcttcaacTTTTTATATAGAAATGTACTTCAAGTTTAAAGACATGTTTCAAAATGATAAAACTCTAGAAGCTACATAATTTTGTAGTTTTAAAAATCACAACTTAAAATTTCCAAAATCTGACTTTCTTTGGATAGTATAACTGACAATAttactactctccaaacagGAGAGTAAGGTCACGATTTGCCCCaccaatctctgcttggagagtagatattTACCATAACTTGTACTGTGCATGTACTGCATACCCATTGTTTAGCTtagtttgtttacaaaatgcatGTACGCAGTACACATCTTGGGTATCCAAGTGTAAGTAACCATGTTTCATGTTACCGACTTAAGACAATGAAAAGCGCCTTTGGTTTCACCTGTCTAACCCATGTTTCCTTTACTCTAGTGTTAGTATGTAAAAGTTTTATAGCATGAACAATGGTACATTATAGTTGCCAATGGAAAACAGCTTTAGATGTTGCAAGCTATAGTCACTTGACCACCTGGATGAAATTTCATCACTTTCTAAAGGAACAACTACAAGGCATAGGTCTGAAGATATGTGTAGGTAGTACTCAAAAACTTCCAATGTCTCTGAACTTTATCTAACTTTTGAAAACCAGGAATATTAATGCTCATAAAACACCAGATGGAAAGACTATCACATCCTTTAACATAAGAATAGTCTTCTGATACTAACTTAAAGGTACAATTTGCTTGATATGTCAAAATATCTTCATTGTGGAAATACCGCCACAAGCATTGAATTACAGTGGGTATAATAAGTTGAGATATCATTAAGAACTGTGGACAATTTGTTGATTCACTAGTAGTTAACGTCACATTGTTATTTGAAAGAAATTAGTGATGAAATCTTAATTTAGAATAGTATCAGATGATTTCATCAATTGTCAACATGAAGCAAAAATAGACTAGGTCATCATTAATACAAAAAGATTTATGTCAAATTTTGTTGGTTTATAAATAATTCATGTTTGCTTTCATGACAAATCATGATGTTGTATGAATCATTTAAAAAATTAATTTGTGTCATTCTCTTTTATAGGTCACAACCTACTCGGATGGGAACGAACAACTACTTTGAAGaacaaaacatcaataaaaCTATTTGTAAGTATTCCCTAATATTGATAAACAATTACCATACAATGGTATTCTAGTCtgaaatatcataccacccacTTTGAGAAGACCGAGATATATGTAATGCCATAGCAAAAGTAAACAAGTAGAAATACACAGGTGAAAGGCTGATATTGTTACAGGGTGCCTTTTGTGGAGTTGCTCATAGGAGCCAGCCTTTACAATGTCCCACAGTTCATTCTACCTGACCCCTGCTATGTCTTTGTCAGCTGCCCAATGAAAGGGGCTTCTTTTTAGCTGGAGTCAACCATGCAGGTGCACCTGTTGTCAAGTATAATTTCAACAAACTCAGGAAATGTGTTTTTGGTATTTAGAGGAAAATTCTGTTGTGTTGTAGATCTAAATGGTTGACtttttatcatcatatcaaATAAGATTGGCTAGCATGGAACAAAGTAAGTTAGCCTATGGTTTGAAGAAGATAAAAAGGGTAAAGATTTATAGGTAACACCCCTTGTGGAGTATTGGTATAGTCTGTCGGTAGCATCCATACCCAGCATTCTTTACTATTGAACATAATTCTGCTGAAGCATACATGCATGTCAAGGACGTACTTCCAACATTGGTCGAACTTAGCAACGCCCTTGCTTTGTCCCGGTCTGCGGACGACGATGCTCCATGTCAGGTTTTCGATTTAGAGTGTGCCATAATCGAAGGGTGTCTAGATCTGACTCCATTTCCAGTCTATCATGTGAGTAGTACTTAATGCTAGGCAGCTTCATAGTCTTATAGGGTGATTATGAAATACTTGTTAATAATCTGGATAGTTTAAATCAATGTTCTGTGTAATAGTCTGAGGGAGAACTTGAGGCAGGTGCCTTCAGTAGTTTCTTTTAGGATCATGGCGCAACAAAAATTATGTAACTTTGGACTATGAGAAGATGGACTTATATTATGTTGACTACTTTGAAAGTGATCatggaatgttgaattgtacattttgcaagaCCGCTGACCTCCTCGGAAAAATAATGCCATATGGACAGTtgaagttatcattataattgGCTCATTGATGTCACAATAATCAACAATTATAACGAGATTTGTTTCATTACTCAAAACTGTTCTATTTTCTCTTGGATTTGCAAGCAGTAAGCTGTAAAGGAATGCCTTTTAGAAAGTTTGCCTGGAACCCTTATGTTAAATGTTGTTTCTTGCCATTGATCTGTGTGTGCAGCTGTCTTAATACTGGAACTTTGAGTTCCTTTATGCTGGCTTTGCACAATATGGCCATTCATATATCTTAGCACAGTCCCTGGCATGCAGGTTGCCATGGGCATTAAGAGCAATGGGGAAATGTAATAGTCTACAACAGAACACCAGTTGGACATATCTGGTACTGGTTTCTCCCATTAAGTGGCTGTGAACCGAGGCGGGTGACACAGTACTTAGGTTACCAGCCTCTCCTCTATTACAAACTGAAGCAAAATTACTGAAAAAATTTCTCCTTTGTGATGAGATCTGCATTGATTACTGATGTTGAACTAGGCGTCAGGTGGTCCCTTGGAAGTCTTGTGATTATTTGGTTTAAGAAACTTTAGAAGCTGTAATTACCCGCTTTTGTAGAGTGGTACATTCCATCGCAGCTGTTTCACCAAGCCCTATTGTTTATGAAGTGGTGTTCATGTTACACTGAGACAAATGGAATGTTACAGCAATGGCTTAGGTTTTGTAATGGCAACAAACAGCAGTAGCACTCACCATACAACAAATGCATAGATTAAAgtacaactttttttaatccagaaggaagaaaagaagaaaaggagCAAGACAATGTTATGTAATTATCATCTATATTCAAACATTAAAATTTGATTGGAAACCTTGCTAGCTGTAGGCATGATCCTAGCATAGAAGTAAAGATAAACTTTGTCTGTTTCTTTATCCTattgatgttgtttatttttcatccgccccccccctcccttccAGCATGGGACAAAGCAATGGAGAGCAGGCCCCCCCTACAGGTGGACATGGATGGGCCCGGACCCACCAGCTACAGGCCCAGGAACAAACCTCTGTATGAGACCAACGCACCTTCCTTCACCTTTGGCAGAAAGTCTCCTCCTAGAAGTGAGTAAACACAGCATGCCAGTGGAGTTGTTGTAAATACTCaatatcagcaccatggacaggactgTTCCAAAACTGTTTGGCAATGCTTGCACATGTAGTTTATATCATGAGGTAAATACATGCATTCTAAGACTTCTATTACACTGAAAAACTACTGTTCTAAGAGCATCTCAAAGAATTGATATGAATTAACAGACAAAACACCCAATGATTGTTCATCATGGTTGCTAATTTCCTTCAAAGTTAGTGTGGAAAACTCTTGGTCGTTTCTGCCAGTACTATCCCTTTTTCTTGGACCTCCTCAACTAACATTCACGACTGTAATAGCAGCTTTAGATATGTACCTCTTGTTAGATTGTGATAGCTTGTAATAGATAAACAAAAGGATTGACGGTTACCCTTTGTCTGCACCTGTAGATGGAGGAGGTAGAACTGCCTGGGCCACACCCTGGATGCAATCAGAGTCTGGATTCACcaagaaaacaaactttgaaaaaaCGGTgagaaacaaaaaatgaaatgagcATTCATAATCATCAAGATAGAAATGAGCATTATTATGATGAAATTATGAGTCATAGATTGATCAATTGAAGACTCATAAAACAACAGAAAGTTACAATCTACTTCTTTATAAGTCTCAACTTGATTACTTGCCAAGACTTAATGCACTGCAGCAAACTTACTTTTGTACTGACAGATTTATGTTCAATTTTTCAGTGGCCAACTCCTGTGCATTATCCAAACAAACATGAGAAGCTAGCACTGGTAGGGAAGAGACAAGTACATCTACCCACGTATCCACAGTTCTCACTAGGGGCACGCAGGGAGTTCGTACTCAATAAAAAAGGTAAGGATAGAGATGATGCATACAGAAGAAATATTTCACTATGATTCTATGGGCTTGatggaaaatgaaaatttgaatgtgtgttttcttgaaTCTCATCAGCTGTACCAATGCTTCACAAGTTAATCACTTTGTgatgaatgttttatttttcttctgaTTTCATTTGAAGTTGGAAAcctgtttttgtcttttgtgaGAAACATTTTAGCATTTAATATGTAAAAACATACTTTAACATGAGCAGTACACAATATTAACATTTGACAAGTACTTTAACGTAAGTGTGACTAAACATTGTGACagagactgtttttttttgctcctGTAGGATCAGACTTTGAGCCTTCACCCAATGAGTACAACATCAGTTCAGCAAAGGTGGTTGTTTTACCAAAGGCACCCTCCTTCTCTGCTACACCTCGCAGGGGAACGCTGTGGGAAAAGAAATGTAAGTCTGGACAACTGAACATCAAACTCAAAAACCTCCTACCAATGATAACAATCCCATCAATAGTTAAATTGACAGTGTCATTGCTAAAATTCAGATGATCAATGGCCAGATTTGTGTATAATGGAATGCCCCAAAGGACTTAGAGGTCCAATAGtctttgtaacacaaactctactGTCAAGGGCTGTAACTAGCCCCTCCCAAGGCTAGTTGGATTTTgagcaggctgctataagcaagatttaatcaggctggAGCTCCAATGGAAGGTTGTCTTCACCGGAGTAAACTCCACTACAAAGATTATCTATAGCTAATGTCACAAATCGTATTCCATAAGCAGTGTGTATGTATGGTGAAATAATAGTTGTTTTTCCTTCTCTGTACTCCAGCGGAGACCCCAGGTCCAGGTACATACAGCCCCAGTACTGGCTGGACCAAACGTCACAACCCTGCCTTCACTATGGTGGGGATCAGGGGCATCAAGAGACATGAACTGGGACCACATACTACATTGTGATGCACCATTCATTCAGTGTGTCCGCATACAACATTGTAACTGTGGGATGTACCATTTTTGTGTCTGCATACTACATTGTAAATCTGGGCTGTATTATTCTCTGTGTCTGCATACTACATTGTAACTgtgggattgaactattgtctATGTCTGCATACAACATTGAAAAGTAGTAGTCCAAGGAATTAGGGACTGAAGGACGACTTACAACATTTGAACCGTTTGGATGTAAAACTGTATAACTGTATGTAACAACCTGTCACATTCCAATAAACCACTGACTGTTGATCACCAAACAGGCAAGCTGTGAAGGATTCAGAAGTGATGCAAACAGTTGTAAAATGTTGCAATGAAAAGTTTTGCTGAATATTGAGATTTTAAGGACAACTTCACAAACATTACAGCTGTGTTGGAGAACAATGAATTCCAAGGTAATTTTGAATGCACAGGATTCTTCATGTGTTTCCTTTTTGATGATAGAAATATTGGGTTATTATGTTTACAGTTTTGTTTATCTGTATTGTAGTAAACATGGACCAGTGTGGTATAACGTTAAACAGGTTTGCTTTCTTTGTAACAATAATGCTATGGaaatagttattattattgtaaattcaattgtaatatacatgtaaatgatagaAGTAATGACAATAGTTTAAAATCTGATGAACATAGTGTAAATCTTCAATTTGTAAGAAATGTTGATAAATAGGTTGTAACTGGGAAGAATACCATTGTAacatttttgcttgtaaatattGCACATTTCTACTTGATGCTTCCTATACGGTGCAAACTCTGCC
The window above is part of the Branchiostoma floridae strain S238N-H82 unplaced genomic scaffold, Bfl_VNyyK Sc7u5tJ_264, whole genome shotgun sequence genome. Proteins encoded here:
- the LOC118408635 gene encoding uncharacterized protein LOC118408635; the protein is MSTAIAAQDNQPPPQPPGEGGGADDTTPGDPVSKPSNIVVEAFSSSGSVSNRSEEITDNVPALTEQNVAAKDRIEEEEDARVSEDQWEGRRRTDTDHATDRATLGTANATNVTVRLPQVIRSNEGTPRGRASTQTAHPLTPAKARIDYLPTHSADLRALNALITRSGTRFSTRSYPAQVMRMSTISLSRARSQPTRMGTNNYFEEQNINKTISWDKAMESRPPLQVDMDGPGPTSYRPRNKPLYETNAPSFTFGRKSPPRNGGGRTAWATPWMQSESGFTKKTNFEKTWPTPVHYPNKHEKLALVGKRQVHLPTYPQFSLGARREFVLNKKGSDFEPSPNEYNISSAKVVVLPKAPSFSATPRRGTLWEKKSETPGPGTYSPSTGWTKRHNPAFTMVGIRGIKRHELGPHTTL